In Pigmentibacter ruber, a genomic segment contains:
- a CDS encoding amino acid adenylation domain-containing protein, whose product MKREIVAPKILLPYYYSWKIDENNTNYNVCFSYSLPNGISVEKLKSCILKLIELRPALRANFGFKNNEVKYYIHDYLTPTFYEIEANSEKDFKSLVSKIKNIKHDLHNESLIKVGFIKKKYDNNFEIVFNIHHSIIDGTSLDKFITDLSCLYNEGNITEESTESHMNSFLILNKNESNLKEKDIVRYSNLLGEISSKNEKILIKDNAEVYTSKFSLNQLEFIELKKFTEKSEISLFNFLLVCWCIFETKLLNKDYCITNYPVNIRNNKEVSGCMLNNIYFPFVYNKNTNIENVIKGVKNQLPFLKKLHHISPVDIFDKNDSKLSHFAYSGFAKLRNLQLLNFSLDGTTFPQMANSSLGMRYVKTEETLHFLSECFENILPKNIACSLSKRFTNFVKKLIINPEKKFQYIDILFEEERENLLKRNTSKLSINMQNNISDLFKSVVEKFPNKYAAVENNNKITYKVLNEKSDKLGNFLKQKNITKKTVAILIDNKIEMLVGILGVLKSGNTYLPISPDTPKDRIEYILNDSNVTTILSLKKYSNFLSSKKDFYDLEDDKIYSIEDNFNLNSNKNITNQPTYVIYTSGSTGYPKGVLVNQESLLNLMENCKNQFNITENDNISKYSSFSFDASVIEIFISLLNGCTLYFVPDKTRYNVNKLNEFFHKNNITFAFLTTKIAEIFMELENFSLKTLVTGGEKLKAFKKNKYNLVNAYGPTEATVFVTTYNVEKYEENIPIGKPIENVEVYILDKELNPCLYEMPGEIYIGGRALAKGYINRTDLTNEKFISNPFYQDKDVTNERLYRTGDIGKKLIDNNILISGRMDSQVKISGYRIELSEIEKQLLSFNTILNAAVVAYDDTTGHKYLCAYIEAKDKIIIDDLKQFLRLQLPEYMLPKIIIQIEKIPLNYNGKTDIKALKIPTDSLTVQKEFLPPKNEYEEKISNYFKEILQIQNINTTDDFFSLGGNSIKAIQLIAKMHKTYNVDISLIYKLRTVEKIADKIMKDS is encoded by the coding sequence TATCGGTTGAAAAATTAAAATCATGTATATTAAAACTTATAGAATTGAGACCAGCATTAAGAGCAAATTTTGGATTTAAAAATAATGAAGTAAAATACTATATTCATGACTATTTAACTCCAACTTTTTATGAAATAGAAGCAAATAGTGAAAAAGATTTTAAATCTTTGGTATCTAAAATAAAAAATATAAAACATGATCTTCACAATGAATCATTGATTAAAGTAGGATTTATAAAGAAAAAATACGATAATAATTTTGAAATAGTATTTAACATACACCATTCAATAATTGATGGTACATCTTTAGATAAATTCATTACAGACCTAAGCTGCTTATATAATGAAGGAAATATTACAGAAGAAAGCACAGAATCACATATGAATTCATTTTTAATTTTAAATAAAAATGAATCTAATTTAAAAGAAAAAGATATTGTAAGATATTCTAATTTATTGGGTGAAATTTCATCAAAAAATGAAAAAATACTTATAAAAGATAATGCAGAAGTATACACTTCTAAATTTTCTTTAAACCAATTAGAGTTTATAGAATTAAAAAAATTTACAGAAAAATCAGAAATTAGTTTATTTAACTTCCTTTTAGTATGCTGGTGTATTTTTGAAACAAAACTATTAAATAAAGATTATTGTATAACGAATTATCCAGTAAATATTAGAAATAACAAAGAAGTTTCTGGATGTATGCTAAATAATATCTATTTTCCTTTTGTTTATAATAAGAATACAAATATAGAAAATGTTATCAAAGGTGTAAAAAATCAACTACCTTTTTTGAAAAAACTTCACCACATTAGCCCTGTTGATATTTTTGACAAAAATGACAGTAAATTAAGTCATTTTGCATATTCAGGCTTTGCAAAACTTAGAAATTTACAATTACTAAATTTTTCTTTAGATGGAACGACTTTTCCACAAATGGCTAATTCAAGTTTAGGAATGCGGTATGTTAAAACTGAAGAAACTTTGCACTTTCTTTCCGAGTGCTTTGAAAACATTCTACCCAAAAATATAGCTTGTAGTTTATCTAAAAGATTTACAAATTTTGTAAAAAAATTAATCATTAATCCTGAAAAAAAATTCCAATATATTGATATACTTTTTGAAGAAGAAAGAGAAAATCTATTAAAAAGAAACACATCAAAATTAAGTATTAATATGCAGAATAATATTTCCGATTTATTTAAAAGTGTAGTAGAAAAATTTCCTAATAAGTACGCTGCCGTTGAGAATAATAATAAAATAACATATAAAGTTTTAAATGAAAAATCTGATAAACTAGGAAATTTCCTCAAACAGAAAAATATTACTAAGAAGACAGTCGCTATTTTGATTGATAATAAAATAGAAATGTTAGTTGGTATTTTAGGTGTTTTAAAATCAGGAAATACTTACTTGCCAATATCCCCAGATACTCCCAAAGATAGAATTGAATATATTTTAAATGACAGCAATGTAACAACTATTTTAAGCTTAAAAAAATATTCAAATTTTCTTTCTTCTAAAAAAGATTTTTATGACTTAGAAGATGATAAAATATATTCGATAGAAGATAATTTTAATTTAAATAGTAATAAGAATATAACTAATCAACCAACTTATGTTATTTATACCTCAGGTTCAACAGGTTATCCTAAAGGTGTGTTAGTTAATCAAGAAAGTTTATTAAATTTAATGGAGAACTGTAAAAATCAATTTAATATTACAGAAAATGACAATATTTCAAAGTATTCATCTTTTAGCTTTGATGCTTCTGTCATTGAAATTTTTATTTCTCTACTAAATGGGTGCACTCTATATTTTGTTCCTGATAAAACTCGCTATAATGTCAATAAACTAAATGAATTTTTTCACAAAAATAATATTACATTTGCATTTTTAACAACAAAAATAGCTGAAATATTTATGGAATTAGAAAATTTTTCTTTAAAAACTTTAGTAACTGGAGGAGAAAAATTAAAAGCATTTAAAAAAAATAAATACAATTTAGTCAATGCCTATGGACCTACTGAAGCAACAGTATTTGTTACTACTTACAATGTTGAAAAGTATGAAGAAAATATACCTATTGGAAAACCTATAGAAAATGTGGAAGTATACATCTTAGATAAAGAGTTAAATCCTTGCCTATATGAAATGCCTGGAGAGATATATATTGGTGGCAGAGCTCTAGCTAAAGGATATATAAACAGAACAGATCTGACTAATGAAAAATTTATATCAAATCCATTTTATCAAGACAAAGATGTAACTAATGAAAGACTTTATAGAACTGGTGATATTGGAAAAAAGTTAATTGACAACAACATATTAATATCAGGTAGGATGGATTCACAAGTCAAAATATCTGGATACAGAATAGAACTCTCAGAAATTGAAAAGCAGTTATTATCTTTCAATACCATCTTAAATGCAGCAGTTGTTGCTTACGACGATACCACTGGACATAAATATTTATGCGCATACATAGAAGCCAAAGATAAAATAATCATTGATGATTTAAAACAATTTCTAAGGCTTCAATTGCCAGAATATATGTTACCTAAAATTATAATTCAAATAGAAAAAATACCGTTAAATTATAATGGAAAAACCGACATAAAAGCATTAAAGATACCAACCGATTCTTTAACTGTACAAAAAGAGTTTTTGCCTCCAAAAAACGAATATGAGGAAAAAATTAGTAACTATTTTAAAGAAATACTGCAAATCCAGAATATAAATACAACAGATGACTTTTTTTCATTAGGTGGTAACTCAATCAAAGCTATTCAGCTAATTGCAAAAATGCATAAGACTTACAATGTAGATATTTCTTTGATTTATAAACTTAGAACAGTCGAAAAAATTGCAGATAAGATAATGAAAGATAGCTGA